A DNA window from Hordeum vulgare subsp. vulgare chromosome 1H, MorexV3_pseudomolecules_assembly, whole genome shotgun sequence contains the following coding sequences:
- the LOC123422088 gene encoding uncharacterized protein LOC123422088 has translation MAQAQVRIVSSLADVDAALQDLHITDVNQANLVRFQLDEEAPLQEAINIDVRTYPGRHGFILVNPELLKCKFKAKTALETSFRTMLHASLGRIDQELQGVEASIAALKVLVLYHDNQIPNNGPQRNRGVLHAIYPHPPRVPCQPAYGTQTQQERDEAAARDRRAQRALWHAKLRILEVRQSILKDKRSEMMSKMMAEFKRIMDERSDLGAGYADDGFPPLA, from the exons ATGGCCCAAGCCCAAGTCAGAATAGTTTCCAGCCTTGCTGATGTTGACGCTGCTCTTCAAGATCTGCACATCACTGATGTGAATCAAGCTAATCTGGTTCGATTTCAATTGGATGAGGAAGCCCCCCTTCAAGAAGCAATCAATATCGATGTCAGGACCTATCCAGGAAGGCATGGATTCATATTGGTTAATCCAGAGTTGTTGAAGTGCAAGTTTAAGGCCAAGACGGCGCTAGAGACGTCCTTTAGAACAATGCTTCACGCATCACTGGGGCGTATTGATCAAGAGCTGCAGGGAGTAGAAGCAAGCATCGCAGCACTCAAGGTCCTTGTGCTCTACCATGACAATCAGATACCAAACAATGGACCGCAAAGAAATCGGGGAGTACTACATGCCATCTATCCACACCCTCCT AGAGTCCCATGTCAACCTGCTTATGGTACACAAACACAACAAGAGAGGGATGAGGCAGCTGCTCGTGACAGGCGTGCCCAGAGGGCCCTCTGGCATGCCAAACTCCGTATTTTGGAGGTGAGGCAGTCCATCTTGAAGGACAAGAGGTCTGAGATGATGTCAAAGATGATGGCGGAGTTCAAGAGGATTATGGACGAACGATCTGACTTAGGGGCTGGTTACGCGGATGATGGATTTCCTCCACTGGCGTAG